Genomic segment of Cytobacillus suaedae:
TCTAAAACAGGTCTAATTAGACCAACAAAAAACTCTAATGCCCCTGAGGCACGAAAGATTGAAATAGCAACTAACATACCTACTAAAAAAGGGATAATCGAAAATGCAATTTTGATTCCTTCTTTTCCCCCTTCTACAAAGGTTTCATATGTAGGCACTTTCTTAATTGTCCCATAAATTAGGATAAAGCCGATGATTATAGGAATTAACCAAAGGGAGATAGAACTAATAACACTCATTTCTTTTTACCTCCTTTTCTGGTTCTCCTATAATAAAAGAAGCGGTCTATGATGATTGCTCCGATTGTTGAACACAAGGTAGCAATTAGTGTTGTTCCAACGATTTCTGTTGGATTGGCAGAATCGTATGTCATACGTATTGCAATTACAGTTGTTGGGATTAAAGTTAAGCTTGAAGTATTAATCGCTAAAAAAGTGATCATTGAACGACTAGCCTCTGAACTTCCTCCATTTAATTCCTTTAACTGTTCCATTGCCTTTATCCCCATTGGTGTTGCTGCATTCCCTAAACCAAACATGTTTGCAATCATGTTTGATAACATATAACCCATCGCAGGGTGATCCACTGGAACCTCAGGAAATAATCTTCTTACAAATGGACGAAACAGTTTCGAGAGTTTCTCTAATAAACCAGAGACTTGCGCAATTTTCATTAATCCTAACCAAAAAACTAAAATACTAATAAGACCTATACTAATTGTTACTCCATCTTCGGCACCCTTAAATACAGCTTTATTAACCTCTTCAATTGTCCCATTGATTAACGCAAAAATAATTCCAACTATTGTCATTGCGACCCAAATAATATTAACCATAATTTTCGACACCTAACATAATTAAGAATAGATTTTTAATAATTGACCAAAACGATTTATCATTCTCCACTTCTTTTTCAAAGTACAATGGTAACTCACCAATGTGCTCATTCCCCATTTTTATAATCATTTTACCAACAATACTAGGAACCTCATTTTCATCCTCCCACCCCTTTTTCTTTGAATCAACTAGAGTTAGAGAAAGTTTAACTTGTCTTTTTTCTGAGAGTGTTAATGGGTAAGAAAAATCTCTGTTCACTTTCACTTTGTCCTTATAAAAGGGATCATTTATGCTCTTAATTGGACCATTTTTAACTAACTTTACTAATTTGTAGTTCTTAAAGCCTGTGTTAAATAAATGGATATGATCATTCCAGTCATCTGAAGCATCAATAGTAACAGCAATTAAATCTAGTCCATCTTTTGATGCTGTCGAGACAAGTGTTCTGTTGGCTAGCTTTGTATAGCCTGTTTTCCCACCTGTACTAAATGAATAAAGCCCTGTGAGTAATTTATTTTTGTTTTTCCATATCCTGTCCCATTTTTCATTAGGATTAGGAGCACGATACACTTTTGTACCAAAGACTTTCTTGAATTCTTCATTATTCATTGCATATCTAGTTAGTAACGCCATATCATAAGCTGTTGAATAGTGATTTTCGTGATCATCAAGTCCATGAGGATTTGCAAACGCTGTATTGACCATTCCGATTTCAGCAGCCTTTTGGTTCATTAGAAAAGCAAAGCCCTCTAAACTTCCCCCAATATGTTCTGCAATGGCTACTGCAGCATCATTTCCTGACCTTAACATAAGCCCATATACCAAGTTTTCCAGTTTAATCTTTTCATTTGGTTGTAAATATAAAGATGAACCCTCGGTTCGAACTGCCTTATCACTAACCTTCACAAGCTCATTCATCTTTCCTGATTCGACAGCCAAAATAGCTGTCATGATTTTAGTTATACTTGCGATTCTACGTTCAGTATGAATATCTTTTGAATATAGTATCCTTCCAGACTCTTGTTCTATCAGAATTGCACTTCTTGCACTTACATCACCAAACGCACTCATCTTTTGGGGCAAAAATGATAACATAATCATTATGATCGTTACCATGATTAGGCTCCGAGTAGGTAGTGTCATTTTATCCCCGTCCTCTAAGTATTGTTTGTACAAGTTTATGCAGGATATAGTGTAATATGAATCAAAAAGTAGATTTTCAAATGCAAATAAAAAAGCCACTCAGTGACAATCATTAATATAAATGATTGACTACCAAGCAGCTGGGTTAAATTTAATACGGTTGCCATCGTAGGTTAGAGGCAGCATTGAAACGTTTTTCTACCTCGTTCCAATTCACAACGTTCCACCAGTTATCTACATACTCTTTTCGATTATTCTTATATTGTAAATAGTAAGCATGTTCCCAAACATCTAGTACTAATAAAGGAATTGTATCCCATTGAGTCATGAGTTGATGTCTTTCAGATTGCAAGATTTCCAGGCGGTGTGCTCGTGGAGCCCATACTAAAATTGCCCACCCCACACCTTCTACCTTGTTAGCAGCCTCTGTAAAATGCTTTTTAAAGTTTGCAAAACTACCAAAATCCATCGTAATTTGCTTTAATAATGCTCCACTTGGTTGTCCTCCACCATCTGGTTTCATGATATTCCAGAATATAGTGTGAAGATAGTGACCCGAACCATGGAAGGCAGCTTCTCTTTCCCAATGTTTAATTAAATCAAAATCACCCGTTTTTCTTGCATTGGCCATC
This window contains:
- a CDS encoding spore maturation protein, with the translated sequence MVNIIWVAMTIVGIIFALINGTIEEVNKAVFKGAEDGVTISIGLISILVFWLGLMKIAQVSGLLEKLSKLFRPFVRRLFPEVPVDHPAMGYMLSNMIANMFGLGNAATPMGIKAMEQLKELNGGSSEASRSMITFLAINTSSLTLIPTTVIAIRMTYDSANPTEIVGTTLIATLCSTIGAIIIDRFFYYRRTRKGGKKK
- a CDS encoding D-alanyl-D-alanine carboxypeptidase translates to MTLPTRSLIMVTIIMIMLSFLPQKMSAFGDVSARSAILIEQESGRILYSKDIHTERRIASITKIMTAILAVESGKMNELVKVSDKAVRTEGSSLYLQPNEKIKLENLVYGLMLRSGNDAAVAIAEHIGGSLEGFAFLMNQKAAEIGMVNTAFANPHGLDDHENHYSTAYDMALLTRYAMNNEEFKKVFGTKVYRAPNPNEKWDRIWKNKNKLLTGLYSFSTGGKTGYTKLANRTLVSTASKDGLDLIAVTIDASDDWNDHIHLFNTGFKNYKLVKLVKNGPIKSINDPFYKDKVKVNRDFSYPLTLSEKRQVKLSLTLVDSKKKGWEDENEVPSIVGKMIIKMGNEHIGELPLYFEKEVENDKSFWSIIKNLFLIMLGVENYG
- a CDS encoding superoxide dismutase, encoding MTETIYFNYVQDVIQWGESILKFIEDQRGEEKSYDEIREKLKGLLSELEIIDVSNHLSKEFIEQLQVEVDKVFSEINGTTDATTTNDERSLSGRVEIGGHRLPPLPYNYDALEPYIAEEIMKLHHQKHHQSYVDGLNKAEKMMANARKTGDFDLIKHWEREAAFHGSGHYLHTIFWNIMKPDGGGQPSGALLKQITMDFGSFANFKKHFTEAANKVEGVGWAILVWAPRAHRLEILQSERHQLMTQWDTIPLLVLDVWEHAYYLQYKNNRKEYVDNWWNVVNWNEVEKRFNAASNLRWQPY